A stretch of Bacteroidota bacterium DNA encodes these proteins:
- a CDS encoding beta-lactamase family protein: MTKLYLNKLIYSLRLFSMDNIRPYKTNGAKLRFLVISFFVCCITQFSMGQGRESKLDSFFSTIDKNGDISGSVLVAENGKILYQKSFGYADAQNKILNTANTRFQIASVSKLFTSIAVLQLCEQKKLNLNDKYAKYFQDFPYPEVTINQLLSNTSGIPDIGEIFLPLWRLNRDTIFTLNDVIPALKISKLPLTFQSGEAWEYVNINFVLAALLVEKVSGKKFDSYLSKYIFKPSGMKNTFQKASGTNPYTQPNVAYNYDFPFSYSITPVRVDSFATNDFKVHYKTWPSEGDANIYTSVTDLVNFENALYNGILLKQNSLDLLFSPSTKNNGKKVTLRGVGSEIGVIGDFYWGLETVFL, encoded by the coding sequence ATGACTAAATTATACTTAAACAAACTAATTTATTCTCTGCGGTTATTTTCGATGGACAACATACGCCCCTATAAAACAAATGGAGCCAAGCTTCGCTTTTTAGTAATCTCGTTTTTTGTTTGTTGTATTACTCAGTTTTCCATGGGACAAGGACGGGAAAGTAAATTAGACTCTTTCTTTTCAACAATAGACAAAAATGGTGACATCAGTGGCAGTGTATTGGTAGCTGAAAATGGGAAAATTCTTTACCAAAAATCCTTTGGCTATGCTGATGCTCAAAATAAAATTCTTAACACAGCCAATACACGGTTTCAAATTGCTTCGGTTTCTAAACTATTTACTTCAATTGCAGTGCTTCAATTGTGTGAACAAAAAAAGCTGAATTTAAATGATAAATACGCTAAATATTTTCAAGACTTTCCTTATCCGGAAGTAACTATCAATCAATTACTTTCGAATACATCGGGAATTCCCGATATAGGTGAAATATTTTTACCTCTTTGGCGATTGAACCGAGATACAATATTTACTTTAAATGATGTGATTCCTGCACTCAAAATAAGTAAACTGCCTTTAACTTTTCAATCAGGAGAGGCCTGGGAGTACGTTAATATCAATTTTGTTTTGGCGGCCTTGTTAGTAGAGAAGGTCAGTGGTAAGAAATTTGACAGCTATCTTTCAAAATATATTTTTAAACCTTCAGGCATGAAAAACACTTTTCAAAAAGCTTCGGGAACAAATCCATATACACAGCCAAACGTAGCATATAATTATGATTTTCCTTTTAGTTATTCTATAACTCCTGTCCGGGTTGATTCTTTTGCAACTAATGATTTTAAAGTGCATTACAAAACTTGGCCTTCTGAAGGCGATGCAAACATTTATACATCTGTTACCGATTTGGTAAATTTCGAGAATGCTTTGTATAACGGAATTTTATTAAAACAAAATAGCCTTGATCTCCTTTTTAGCCCTTCAACAAAAAACAATGGAAAAAAAGTTACTTTAAGGGGCGTTGGTTCTGAAATAGGTGTGATAGGTGATTTTTATTGGGGTTTGGAAACCGTATTTCTTTAG
- a CDS encoding YdcF family protein, with product MNQQKIKKLLLTGGSGFVMFKDIKESQLLAKVLVDLNIPDSCIITENESRNTYENAVNTAKIIKEQFAGKRILIITSAIHIRRTRACFEKANLQADYFPVDERSGTGIYTPDKIIIPNSECLDAWGALLHEWVGMIIYKLNGYC from the coding sequence TTGAATCAGCAGAAAATAAAGAAGTTATTGCTAACAGGAGGCTCAGGTTTTGTAATGTTTAAAGATATTAAAGAGTCGCAGTTACTTGCCAAGGTATTGGTAGATCTCAATATACCTGATTCATGCATTATTACTGAAAACGAAAGCCGAAACACTTATGAAAATGCTGTAAATACTGCCAAAATAATTAAGGAGCAATTTGCAGGTAAACGTATATTAATTATCACAAGTGCTATACATATAAGGCGCACCCGCGCCTGCTTTGAAAAAGCGAACCTTCAAGCTGATTACTTTCCTGTTGACGAAAGAAGTGGTACCGGAATTTACACTCCCGACAAAATAATTATTCCCAATTCCGAATGTTTGGATGCATGGGGAGCATTGCTGCATGAGTGGGTAGGAATGATAATTTATAAATTGAATGGCTATTGCTAA
- a CDS encoding T9SS type A sorting domain-containing protein, giving the protein MRKLFLPLISILIAKMAFAQTVVSLQTVNPLPAALNESSGLVYIGNGIMVSHNDGGPDNALYLIDTFANLVNTVYLNNVSNLDWEEVCTDDSGNVYIGDFGNNFNNRTDLRIIKIPNPSLAINDTLDGEFIYFNYNDQAQFPPPDSLLNYDCEAFIWKDDSLFLFTKNRTMPFDGYSRCYTLPDDSGTYFATYNNKFYCGPGPKEAYWITGSTIDFASGEVVLLSSGRCWLFRNYAANDFFGGNTTELDLQNFSQKEGVATTGSRLIFFSDEKIFGFGGNLYKTDLNAIVASNNELIAAQPIFVYSNGNSITIPELEIDLPAHLSLIDVNGKLIRLELITQWPLSFNISNLSPGLYMMRISSASAVQNFKFIK; this is encoded by the coding sequence ATGAGAAAATTATTTTTACCTTTAATATCCATACTAATTGCAAAGATGGCTTTTGCACAAACTGTTGTAAGCCTGCAGACTGTAAATCCTTTGCCTGCTGCATTAAATGAGTCATCGGGTCTGGTTTATATTGGCAATGGTATTATGGTTTCGCATAATGATGGTGGGCCTGATAATGCCTTGTATTTGATAGACACCTTTGCCAATCTGGTAAATACCGTTTATCTAAATAATGTATCAAACTTAGATTGGGAGGAGGTTTGTACAGATGACTCAGGCAATGTTTATATTGGAGATTTTGGAAACAACTTTAATAATCGTACCGACTTGCGAATCATAAAAATACCTAATCCTTCTTTGGCAATAAATGATACGTTAGATGGAGAGTTTATATACTTCAATTATAATGATCAAGCGCAATTCCCTCCTCCCGATTCGTTATTAAATTATGACTGTGAAGCTTTTATTTGGAAGGATGATTCCTTGTTCCTTTTTACCAAAAACAGAACAATGCCATTTGATGGTTATTCAAGATGTTATACGCTGCCTGATGATAGCGGAACATATTTTGCCACGTATAACAATAAATTTTACTGTGGGCCTGGACCGAAAGAGGCTTATTGGATAACAGGCTCAACCATAGACTTCGCCTCTGGCGAAGTCGTATTGCTTTCTTCGGGCAGATGTTGGCTATTTCGAAATTATGCAGCAAACGACTTTTTTGGTGGGAATACTACAGAACTCGATCTGCAAAACTTTTCGCAAAAAGAAGGAGTGGCCACAACCGGAAGTCGTTTGATATTTTTTAGCGATGAAAAGATTTTTGGCTTTGGTGGTAACTTATATAAAACGGATCTTAATGCCATTGTTGCATCTAATAACGAGCTAATAGCTGCACAACCGATTTTTGTTTATTCTAATGGTAATTCAATAACAATTCCAGAGTTAGAGATTGATTTACCTGCTCACCTAAGTTTGATAGATGTAAATGGAAAATTGATAAGGCTTGAATTAATAACTCAATGGCCGTTAAGTTTTAATATTTCTAACCTATCTCCTGGTTTATATATGATGCGCATTTCATCTGCATCTGCTGTGCAAAATTTTAAGTTTATTAAATAA
- a CDS encoding FKBP-type peptidyl-prolyl cis-trans isomerase, whose product MIKKLVMMSAVASIMFTACNKPEFQTTPTGLQYKIIDGGGKGRKAQVNDLLEVQWAYATMNDSELYSTFKEQNLPVPIQLPAPPYKGAFEEGMQLMKAGDSAIMITSADSFFTRLGKDMPEFIKKGDKLKMKLKIYSVQTSDEYNAKGMEREKKALADYIKANNISAMPDNEGLYIMKEKEGTGITPAQGDTVYVNYTGKLLDGKVFDSSEGKDPISFPIGTGMVIRGWDKGLMQLSEGTKAKFIIPSALAYGPQGGGPIPPNSTLLFDVELVKVVKAK is encoded by the coding sequence ATGATTAAAAAACTTGTAATGATGAGCGCTGTGGCAAGTATCATGTTCACAGCATGTAACAAACCAGAATTTCAGACTACACCAACCGGACTGCAATACAAAATTATTGATGGTGGTGGAAAAGGACGCAAAGCACAGGTGAATGACTTACTCGAAGTTCAATGGGCCTATGCTACCATGAATGACTCTGAGCTATACAGCACTTTTAAAGAACAGAATCTTCCTGTACCTATACAACTACCCGCCCCTCCATATAAAGGCGCATTTGAAGAGGGCATGCAACTAATGAAAGCGGGAGACAGTGCTATTATGATAACTAGCGCTGATTCATTTTTTACCCGACTTGGCAAAGACATGCCTGAGTTTATAAAGAAAGGTGATAAACTGAAAATGAAACTGAAAATATATTCGGTACAAACATCAGATGAATATAATGCTAAAGGTATGGAGCGTGAAAAAAAAGCACTTGCCGACTATATAAAAGCAAACAATATTTCGGCAATGCCTGACAATGAAGGCCTCTATATTATGAAAGAGAAAGAAGGAACCGGAATTACTCCTGCACAAGGTGATACAGTATACGTAAACTATACCGGCAAACTGCTTGATGGAAAAGTATTTGACTCATCAGAAGGAAAAGATCCTATTAGTTTCCCTATTGGCACAGGCATGGTTATAAGAGGCTGGGATAAAGGATTAATGCAACTTAGCGAAGGCACTAAGGCCAAATTTATTATTCCATCAGCGTTAGCTTATGGTCCGCAAGGTGGTGGCCCTATACCACCCAATAGCACGCTGTTGTTTGATGTTGAATTGGTAAAAGTTGTAAAGGCCAAGTAA
- a CDS encoding FKBP-type peptidyl-prolyl cis-trans isomerase — translation MYNTAASTLSILTVCLYVAGCNTSEQKIVTADTTEAIIKEHLIKANKELTLEEQLTIEAYIKRNGLEMESTSSGLRYRIIQQGTGDSINLGDKVTIAYRVYLLDGTLCYQTDSGQTLLVTVGQFDIPAGMHQALLSMQLGDKWQLLIPSHLAYGLTGDNNKIPMSSTLNVYIETINKSK, via the coding sequence ATGTATAATACGGCTGCCTCAACATTATCAATACTAACGGTATGCCTATACGTTGCCGGATGTAATACGTCTGAACAAAAGATTGTGACTGCAGACACAACTGAAGCCATAATTAAAGAGCACCTTATAAAAGCCAATAAAGAACTCACGCTGGAAGAACAGTTAACCATTGAGGCATACATAAAACGAAATGGACTTGAGATGGAATCAACTTCGAGCGGCTTACGTTATCGTATCATACAACAAGGCACAGGCGACTCCATTAATTTGGGAGACAAGGTAACAATTGCATATAGGGTTTACTTACTTGATGGTACCTTATGCTACCAAACAGATAGCGGCCAAACTCTACTTGTTACCGTAGGCCAGTTTGATATACCTGCGGGCATGCATCAAGCTTTGCTTAGCATGCAATTGGGAGATAAATGGCAATTATTAATACCTTCGCACCTTGCTTATGGGCTTACTGGCGATAACAATAAAATACCGATGTCAAGCACATTAAATGTTTATATAGAAACGATCAATAAATCAAAATAA
- a CDS encoding DHH family phosphoesterase: MIPEYNPIELTAVNALLTQEGTVAITTHHKPDGDAIGSCVALYHYLCDRNKECCIILPSDFPDFLSWMVEGTNYINYEENPQVGNNLFAKASIIFCLDFNDAKRVERLENHLLKSGATKIMIDHHLEPTDFCDYTFSFYKAGSTAELVYHFILALDATYKFSKKSASSLYAGIMTDTGSFRFSSTTGDTHRLVASLLDCGVIPNEIHEAIFDNFSENRTHFLGHCLKDKMVVLPEYKTAYIAISKSELKQYDHQTGDTEGIVNFALSIKGVRMAAFICEHEGIIKISFRSRGHFSVKELAATHFNGGGHQNAAGGRSFETLDNTVSKFLTILPSYLHQLNSNV, encoded by the coding sequence TTGATACCTGAATATAACCCCATCGAACTCACAGCAGTAAATGCTTTGCTTACACAAGAAGGCACTGTAGCAATTACTACACATCATAAGCCCGATGGTGATGCCATTGGCTCATGCGTGGCCTTGTACCACTACCTTTGCGATCGTAATAAAGAGTGTTGCATAATACTGCCTTCCGACTTTCCTGATTTTTTAAGTTGGATGGTGGAAGGAACAAACTATATTAATTACGAAGAAAATCCACAGGTGGGAAATAACCTATTTGCAAAGGCTTCAATTATATTTTGCCTTGACTTTAATGATGCAAAACGAGTAGAACGATTAGAAAATCATTTGTTAAAGAGTGGTGCTACCAAAATTATGATTGACCATCATCTTGAACCAACGGACTTTTGTGACTATACCTTTTCATTTTATAAAGCCGGCAGCACGGCCGAGTTGGTTTATCATTTTATTTTGGCGTTGGACGCCACATACAAATTTTCAAAAAAATCGGCATCTTCATTATATGCAGGCATAATGACCGATACGGGTTCATTCCGATTTAGCAGCACAACTGGTGATACGCACCGTTTAGTAGCTTCGTTGCTCGATTGTGGCGTAATACCAAACGAAATACATGAAGCTATTTTCGATAATTTCTCGGAAAACCGCACCCATTTTCTGGGCCATTGCTTAAAAGATAAGATGGTGGTATTACCGGAGTATAAAACAGCATACATAGCCATTTCGAAAAGTGAACTAAAACAATACGACCATCAAACAGGTGATACCGAAGGCATCGTAAATTTTGCCTTATCAATAAAAGGCGTTCGTATGGCCGCTTTTATTTGCGAGCATGAGGGAATAATAAAAATTTCGTTTCGTTCGCGCGGGCATTTCTCAGTTAAAGAACTTGCTGCAACTCACTTTAACGGAGGCGGGCATCAAAATGCCGCAGGCGGCCGTTCATTTGAAACACTTGATAATACGGTTTCTAAATTCTTAACCATACTCCCCTCCTATTTGCACCAACTTAACAGTAATGTATAA
- a CDS encoding ATP-binding cassette domain-containing protein: MISINNLEFSYGNKEVLKGVSMRIETGKVYGLLGLNGSGKTTLFNCIYGWLKLQAGTIVFDGGHPPKKVTAFVESELFFYSHITAREHLSLFNHAKRDIDQLANLLQLPLDNLTEDFSHGMKKKLALLSAFVSGKLFFILDEPFNGLDLESIEVVKQIIAKLNSQGITFIISSHMIETLITGCDCICYLNDGRIQESFERDQFHRVRETILADIHALTSDKISEAMKPKA; the protein is encoded by the coding sequence ATGATTTCAATTAATAACCTTGAGTTTTCATACGGTAACAAAGAAGTATTGAAGGGGGTTTCGATGAGAATCGAAACCGGAAAAGTATATGGTCTGTTGGGATTAAACGGCAGTGGCAAAACCACTTTGTTTAATTGCATTTATGGATGGCTTAAGTTGCAAGCAGGCACGATTGTGTTTGATGGAGGGCATCCTCCAAAAAAAGTAACAGCCTTTGTTGAAAGTGAATTGTTTTTTTATAGTCATATAACCGCCCGCGAGCACTTGTCTTTGTTTAATCACGCTAAGCGTGATATTGATCAGCTTGCCAATTTGTTGCAATTGCCATTAGATAATCTGACAGAAGATTTTTCGCATGGCATGAAAAAGAAGCTTGCATTGTTAAGCGCTTTTGTTTCTGGCAAATTATTTTTTATTCTGGATGAGCCTTTTAATGGGCTTGACCTTGAGTCGATAGAAGTAGTAAAGCAAATTATTGCGAAACTTAATTCGCAAGGTATCACTTTCATTATCTCTTCGCACATGATCGAAACACTCATTACTGGCTGCGATTGTATTTGTTATCTTAATGATGGACGTATTCAGGAATCTTTTGAAAGGGATCAGTTTCATCGTGTTAGGGAGACCATACTTGCCGATATACATGCACTTACCAGTGATAAAATATCGGAAGCCATGAAGCCAAAGGCCTAA
- the recF gene encoding DNA replication and repair protein RecF (All proteins in this family for which functions are known are DNA-binding proteins that assist the filamentation of RecA onto DNA for the initiation of recombination or recombinational repair.): MHQVILKNLQLSNFKNYEDCHLDLDEQINCFAGNNGAGKTNILDAVHYLCLCKSYFTAGDVQNIRFNEQAAFILGNFISGDTSHQVLCTLRKDQKKIIKHNGNELERLADHIGTLPLVMISPIDSELITEGSDIRRKFIDSIISQSNAHYLHHLIQYNRALVQRNNLLKQLSKTAFLDQSLMEVYNEQMLAHGNIIHAQRATFFKQFSLLFNETYKTLTPNSEQADLIYESQLNTENFDVLLKSHLQRDVDLQYTAVGIHKDDVVFTLNNMPVKKYGSQGQQKSFTVALKLAQYYYMSLQKDCKPILMLDDIYDKLDELRVSKLMQMVSEHKFGQILITDTNAERIKNIFEKIKEPITIHLVKENRVTKSV; the protein is encoded by the coding sequence ATGCATCAAGTTATTCTTAAAAATTTACAATTATCTAATTTTAAAAATTACGAAGATTGTCATCTTGATTTAGATGAGCAGATAAATTGTTTTGCAGGAAACAATGGTGCCGGCAAAACCAACATACTCGATGCAGTGCATTACCTGTGCTTATGTAAAAGTTATTTTACTGCAGGCGATGTACAAAATATTCGTTTTAATGAACAGGCTGCTTTTATTCTTGGAAATTTTATTTCAGGAGACACTAGTCATCAGGTTTTATGCACCTTGCGTAAGGACCAAAAAAAAATCATAAAACATAACGGCAATGAACTAGAGCGCTTGGCAGATCATATAGGCACCTTGCCGCTGGTAATGATATCGCCTATAGATAGCGAACTGATAACGGAAGGGAGCGACATCAGACGAAAATTTATCGACAGCATCATATCGCAGAGCAATGCACACTATTTGCATCACCTCATACAATATAACAGGGCGTTGGTGCAACGCAACAATCTGCTAAAGCAGTTGTCGAAAACAGCTTTTCTTGATCAGTCGCTCATGGAAGTATACAACGAGCAGATGCTGGCACATGGCAATATAATTCATGCGCAAAGGGCTACTTTCTTTAAGCAATTTAGTTTACTGTTTAATGAAACGTATAAAACACTAACTCCCAATAGTGAGCAAGCTGATCTTATCTACGAGTCGCAGCTAAATACAGAAAACTTTGATGTACTTTTAAAATCCCACTTGCAACGTGATGTTGATTTGCAATATACGGCTGTAGGTATTCATAAAGACGATGTTGTTTTTACTTTAAATAATATGCCTGTAAAAAAGTATGGGTCGCAAGGTCAACAAAAATCATTTACCGTGGCATTAAAACTTGCACAGTACTATTACATGAGTTTACAAAAAGATTGTAAACCTATCCTGATGCTTGATGATATCTATGATAAACTTGATGAACTACGCGTAAGCAAACTTATGCAAATGGTAAGCGAGCATAAATTTGGGCAAATACTTATAACTGATACGAATGCAGAAAGAATAAAAAATATTTTCGAAAAAATAAAAGAGCCCATCACCATCCATTTGGTAAAAGAGAATAGGGTTACGAAATCAGTTTAA
- a CDS encoding CotH kinase family protein codes for MFLTNFCHAQTFSGSGDTIPDDGTLIEFEITVSGLPTTIDTTNFGLEKVCFNILHTWDSDLDVTLVAPDGTTVLLTSGNGGDGDNFIATCFTNQATQSISQGSAPFTGNFLPNGKLGVVNNLQDPNGIWKLRIVDTYPFADFGILLGWNITFSNSPASDPIIKICNLPIVLITTNGLPILNDPKTAAHMKIIFNGWGVQNSVDDTVYVYDGKIGIEVRGSSSQMFPQKQYRLETRDSLGNNLDTTLLGMPAENDWILYAPYTDKSFLRNRLTYKLGMDLGMYNLRGQFCEVFINSEYKGVYELTETIKRSKDRVSLAKLTANDTIGDEVTGGYIVKIDWVKGPSWPSNYPPDPTQPQNNVINFQCVDPKPDSLHPKQQQYIQAYIDSFETVIFSPSYTDTVTGWRKFADERSFIDFFIMNEFAKNVDGYRLSTYFYKDKFSKGGKLHMGPLFDYNLAWHNADYCNAQSYTGWAYRITDHCAADLPMWWKRLITDPLFRNNLHCRWQDMRSTVLSKTYIYNFIDSMVTYIDSAQYRHYNQWPILGVYVWPNPSPLGQTYAEEIMHLKQWIDERGTWLDANMYGFCSLQWMDEFSLPVLSTYPNPATDVIYIDNFIREQTYSVTIYDCTGKQLNATVAWLDDQIKIQVAHLTPGAYLIKLNTKYKPYTIRFLKN; via the coding sequence ATGTTTCTGACAAATTTTTGTCACGCTCAAACTTTTAGTGGTTCGGGAGATACCATTCCGGATGATGGAACATTGATTGAATTTGAAATTACCGTAAGTGGACTACCAACAACTATTGACACAACTAATTTTGGACTAGAAAAAGTATGCTTTAATATTTTGCATACTTGGGATAGCGATTTGGATGTGACATTGGTGGCACCCGATGGCACCACAGTTTTGCTTACAAGTGGCAATGGAGGCGATGGCGATAATTTTATCGCTACCTGCTTTACTAATCAGGCAACTCAATCTATCAGTCAGGGTTCGGCCCCTTTTACCGGAAACTTTCTCCCCAATGGGAAACTTGGAGTTGTAAATAATCTGCAAGACCCTAATGGAATTTGGAAACTTCGAATAGTTGACACTTACCCCTTTGCTGACTTCGGCATTTTGCTAGGATGGAATATCACCTTTAGTAATTCGCCTGCCAGCGACCCCATTATTAAGATATGTAATCTTCCAATAGTATTGATTACTACCAATGGCCTGCCCATATTAAATGACCCAAAAACAGCTGCACATATGAAAATAATTTTTAATGGCTGGGGAGTTCAAAATTCGGTAGATGATACGGTGTATGTATACGATGGAAAAATTGGAATTGAGGTACGCGGCTCAAGCTCTCAAATGTTTCCCCAAAAACAATACCGGCTCGAAACACGCGACAGTCTTGGCAACAATCTTGACACCACCCTATTAGGAATGCCAGCGGAAAATGACTGGATACTATATGCTCCCTATACAGATAAAAGTTTTCTTCGAAATCGACTTACGTATAAGTTAGGAATGGACTTAGGAATGTATAATCTACGCGGTCAGTTTTGTGAAGTATTTATCAATAGCGAATACAAAGGAGTATATGAATTAACCGAAACCATTAAGCGCAGCAAAGATCGTGTATCACTTGCTAAACTTACAGCTAACGATACCATAGGAGATGAGGTAACCGGAGGTTACATTGTAAAAATAGATTGGGTAAAAGGTCCGTCATGGCCATCGAATTATCCTCCCGACCCAACACAACCGCAGAATAATGTCATTAATTTTCAGTGCGTAGATCCTAAACCTGACTCCCTTCATCCTAAGCAACAGCAATACATTCAAGCTTATATTGATAGTTTTGAAACAGTCATTTTTTCGCCATCGTATACTGATACAGTTACAGGCTGGAGGAAGTTTGCCGATGAGCGTTCGTTCATTGATTTTTTTATAATGAATGAATTTGCCAAAAATGTGGATGGCTATCGTCTATCAACCTATTTTTATAAAGACAAGTTTAGCAAAGGCGGCAAACTACATATGGGGCCTCTGTTTGACTATAACCTTGCTTGGCACAATGCTGACTATTGCAACGCACAAAGCTATACCGGTTGGGCTTATCGCATTACAGATCATTGTGCAGCCGACCTACCTATGTGGTGGAAAAGACTTATAACCGACCCACTTTTTCGTAACAACCTCCATTGCAGGTGGCAAGATATGCGCAGCACGGTTTTAAGCAAAACATACATCTATAATTTTATTGATAGTATGGTTACATACATTGACAGTGCGCAATACAGGCATTATAATCAATGGCCCATCCTTGGTGTATATGTTTGGCCTAACCCCAGTCCATTAGGACAGACATATGCCGAAGAAATAATGCATCTTAAACAATGGATTGACGAGCGAGGCACCTGGCTCGATGCTAATATGTATGGCTTTTGTAGCTTGCAATGGATGGATGAATTCTCACTACCGGTATTGTCAACCTACCCTAATCCGGCTACCGATGTTATTTATATTGATAACTTTATTCGCGAGCAAACTTACTCGGTAACCATATACGATTGTACCGGCAAACAATTAAATGCCACGGTGGCCTGGCTTGATGACCAAATCAAAATACAAGTGGCACACTTGACTCCGGGTGCATACTTAATTAAACTAAATACTAAATATAAACCGTACACCATCAGGTTTCTAAAAAATTAA